Within Deltaproteobacteria bacterium, the genomic segment TCAAGCGGTTTCTTCACCATCAGTACTACATGCCCCCAGTGCAGGGGTCAGGGTAGAGTCATTACCAAACCGTGCACGAATTGCAGAGGTTCAGGCAGGGCAGGAGTTACAAAAAATGTCCATCTGAAGATACCCGCCGGTGTCGAAACAGGTTCACGGTTGAGACTTCGCGGAGAAGGCGAAGAGGGAGAATATGGCGGACAGAGTGGTGATCTCTATGTTTTCATCCATGTAGAGCCGCATGAATTTTTTGAAAGAAAAGATAACAATATATACTGCCAGATTCCCATTTCATTTGTCCAGGCATCGCTGGGAGCCACCCTTGAGGTACCGACTTTAAACGGCACAGAAAAGCTCAAGATTCCAAGAGGAACCCAGAACGGCTCCATGTTCCGCCTGAAAGGAAAAGGTATCCACCACTTGCAAGGATTCGGACGCGGTGACCAGGTTATTGAAACTATAGTCAAGACACCCACGAATCTGAATAAAAAACAGGAAGAACTTCTCAGAGAATTTGCCAAATTGAGCGGTGAGCCATGATCACTGAAGTAAGTAAATTGG encodes:
- the dnaJ gene encoding molecular chaperone DnaJ, which gives rise to MIKRCYYECLGVERNAAEEEIKKNYRKLAMQYHPDRNPGDKEAEETFKEAAEAYEVLSDREKREIYDRYGHEGLNGIGFRGFSGFEDIFSSFSDIFEDVFGFGTGRSRTRAAQRSGADLRYDLKISFMDAAFGASTDIEITKSERCHECRGVGAAPGTAPETCRQCSGRGQVTQSSGFFTISTTCPQCRGQGRVITKPCTNCRGSGRAGVTKNVHLKIPAGVETGSRLRLRGEGEEGEYGGQSGDLYVFIHVEPHEFFERKDNNIYCQIPISFVQASLGATLEVPTLNGTEKLKIPRGTQNGSMFRLKGKGIHHLQGFGRGDQVIETIVKTPTNLNKKQEELLREFAKLSGEP